In the Telopea speciosissima isolate NSW1024214 ecotype Mountain lineage chromosome 6, Tspe_v1, whole genome shotgun sequence genome, TCAGATATGTTAGCAATGGTGTTGCAAGAacgaaaaaactaaaaatacaaTCGttggggaagagaaagagaagagagagaagagaggagatcatgggaaggggagagggagagatagagagagccAATCTCTTTCAAATAACTAATTCAATCCATTATCAAATAGTGTGTAGCTGGAAATCTGGAATAGCCTTGCATATATTTGTATAATCAAAtcttatataaaaaaagaaataaataaatgaaaaggggaattaaaagaaggtgtcaagttctaaatacacctatagatgtgtcattcagacactcccatTAAATAAAGAGAATACAATGCTAAATCAACCCACGACTAGATTGGATAAGGCTCGTTCATTGAACCTGTTCACCCAATCAATCAATTGAACCatattttgaaactgaaaagtTCAAATCTGGACCAAACtgccccaaaccaaaccagtcTTACATTACTAATATTAATACCTCCTCAAATATGGAGGTATGTCTATTTCCCAGTACATTATTTCATCTGGGTAACTTAAATTTGAATACGTCACCATGATGCATTGAAATAATTTTATGTGCAACATCTTTAACCCTTCAGAAGAGTGAGAGGAGAAACCCACTGAATTCCTACTGCAAAAACTCTGAACGACCCAAGATTTTGTTGAGCTTTGACAGAAGATAAGTAAACTACCTTTTCATAATTTCCATCTCCAAGAGTCAACTCAATAAGAGATCGTTCATAAGGGTGCAGATActttttatttgggaaattcTCCATATAATTTCTCAATGGAACAGCCAATTCCTAATATCCAAAACAGGGTAAACTTCAGGTGCCAGTTTCACAAGGTTTTGTTTGCATAATAATTTCTGAGTGCAAGAGTAGTTTAATAAGATACAGGGAAGAACTTACTTTCATCAGTGCATCAAGTTGTTTAGCACCTTTGTTTCTCTCTCGCTTTGCAGCATTGGCAATGCCTACGGTACATGCAAACTAAATATCATGTCTTGCACCTGGTTCCATAAACCAAGTTCTGAGCTAATTGACATCTAGGGAAAAATCATTGTGTCCGTAATCTAACATCACAAATTGACTGATCAATACCCTTTGTTGGAGAGACCTTCTTTGCTTTCCTCAATGCCGAATAAAGAATATCAATTGATGGCATCACCATTGGTAGTTTTTGAAATGCGCCGACAGGCTCTAGTTTCGACAAAGTTTTTGCCTACAAGTTAAAGTTTGTAAGGAATTGAGATTTCATCTTGACCAATAGTACAATCACTGGTTAGGGAAAAGCCTTGTTAAGGATCAGACACAGGTGAAGATTCAAGAAATGGAATCAGTCATCGACTCATCATAGATTACACTCAAAAGATAtctaaattatattataaactAATGTAAGatacaaaaataaatcaatgaattataaataaacttCTTACTAGAATTTTCACTGTAGAAACTTAATATCCTTATCAAAGAgataaatttcccaaaaaaaaaaagatctaaaATATGCTAAAGTGGTGGTCAAATGAAAATCTAGCAAAAGTGAAGGCTACAAGAAGGAATACAGAAAGTATCCTTAGTTGCAGAAGAAATCTGCATATTATCACTACTTTAGTGTCTCTTTCTCTTGGGTGCCTACAACAAATGGTACTCTTTGAGTGTGGAAGATTCAGCAAAATCCAGATCTTAAACGGATGGGCTTAGATAGAAGCAACCTTCTTTTTAAACCTTTATCTTGACACATGGCAAAGTCTGATTTGGTCGAAATTTTGAAGTAGTTGATGCAGGAGTAGAAAGTGTTGTGGACAAGTCCATGAAGTTTGAGAGGGAATCAAAATGCCATATTGCAGATATAACCACCGGCATGAGAATGGTTTCCTCACTGGTTGTAAACAAAACTGGCTCCCGTAATAATAAAACCCAACAAGACAGCATACATTCAACCCTTTTTTGAGAAATTGATGCCTCACTTTTTCATGAAACCCAACTTAGTTGCAAGTTTATCAAATTAGATCAGCAACACACTCCCCATAATGGACAACAACTGTAATacaaatttaattattttatatgccctaacctataaaaaaaagttaaaattaGAATGTGTCTAAATAAGATCAGCAATTATTGAGAAAGAATGATTGGAGAGAAATACCTCTGTAGGAACTTCCTTTCTGGCTTTGGTAATGGGTACATAACTTCCTTTAGTAATTTCACATGTGATGGTTTGCATTTTCCTAACAAATGACAGGGAGGCAGAGCTTTCTGTTCCAGGCACCAAAATGATTAGACATTACCCAACAAAATTAACAATGAGAAGGGAGCATAAACCTGTGTAGGTTTCTGTTTGTGCGTGAGTGAAGAAACTACACACTTATAATCTACCCATCTGGAATTAGATTTCTCCAAAACTGAAATTGCAAGGAACAGATTACGGGGATTCCAGCAATAATAAAATAACCTACATTAAGCCAACGAGTGCAAAGAGTGATGTGGACTGTCTTCAAATTGAAGCTGAAGCCAACGAGAGGCACTAATGTGAGATACTTGAGCAAGAACCTACACTAACCGAAAACCGGATTGCCTATcgtttctttcaaaaaacgaTATTTGTGCTGCCCATCAAAAGGGCATTTACTGAAGCAATagaaagtgaaaattttgtGGGCTTGATAGAACATAAGCAAGATTTTCAGCTCATTTCCAATCGAAGAACTCAGTATGACTAAACCTAAATAGTTACATAAAATAGCGTAATGAATTAGAGAACCTTGAGAGAGCCTGGAGCTTCTGAGAAATTGTTGTGTAGAAGGACTTCGCCATACATGCAGGAGATTCGATGCCCCGCTCATCGtccctctcattctctctgtttctgttttcttcCTTTGCGTTTTCAACGGGTAAACACTATACTATCAATTATCAAGTGAGTAGGGATGAATATGGATAGGCAAAATCTACTATCTCATGATATTTCGGAAAGAACATTAAGAGGCAGCAAGAGCCAATGCCCACACATAGAGGGgctaaaatgaccaccctgtccccAAAGAAATGTGGAAACCCACCTATGTTAATGCTTCTTCGTATGTTCCCATTGGCCCAGCACCGGGGCAGGGGCAAGGGCAAGGGCAAGGGCAAGGGCAAGGGCAAGGGCCACACTGCTTTTTAAGGAACCTTTTCCTTGATATTTTATAGGAGAAAAGAACGATGTATAGCGTATGCTAGTAcctccttgtgtctatctctctcttccttcctatGAAATGATATATGTGCCCTattatgggaggagagagatagacacagagaATCGCTAACGTATGCTACATAATCGAACATGGAACATGGTTGCCGCTCTttgttgtagttttctttttttttttttttcttttttaataaaactCAACTTGTAAATTAAACATAAGGTGAGGAAGTTCGGCTACGGGTGTCAAACACTTATGCCCCACGCATGCGACCATGGGTAGacaaatttttttggtagaagggcAAACAATTAAAATTGAGACATTAGTTGTGGCCATAATTCTTTTTAGGGTTGATGTTCTCAATGCCGCAACGtaggttgcgcccagacacatggggtggtaTTTCCACCATTCAGAGGGGTGGAGCAGTCATTTCGTCCACCCCATGTGTCaaggcgcagcctgcgcccccaacacaaagaacattttcccatatttttattttaatttcttactCAGCACATTATGCAAAGATGGGGGGTTTATTCATGCGGGACAAAGCTCCATTAGTAGGTCGTGGGTGCTTAGCCTTGCGCCAAGCGCCCAGACCTGGTTctgtaataaatttttttagggcaagagatcgttgcctAGTCATGTAGTCACTACACCAACACAAGGCCAATTGGAGTGCACataagggcatcaacatagatgacattttttatttcatgagggACAAGATAGTAATTTCGTGCTCTCTTGTGTCTATGATCTAACCTATATGCATCTTAAATCACGAATAACGACAAAGTTGAGTATGGAAACGAATACCTTTCACCATGGAATGATCCATGTGTGCTATCTCTGAGAATCTCCCTTAATATAGGCTATGAAACTTAAAAAGTTTCTGTCCCTTCCTCCCTTTCGGTGTATCTCAACAATGGCGGTTATCAAACATATAAACATGGAATAGAGGGAGGACCAAGAGTCCAATATTTATAATCATTGAATGTAATCTTTGTATTTTGGGTAAGATCCTTCTATTAAGGAAAGCAATAGATATACTAAGACTCAAAATTCTTTTAAGGGAAAAGGATCTGAGTGTACCCTGTGGCCTGTGCTCAAAGAACCCTCGATCTCTTTCCTTAATTAATTTAACTATTATGAAATGAGTATCATTTAAATTGAATCCATGTTTGAAAATAATATCAAATCAAATAATAGAAAACTAGATAGATCAATATTGGTTATATGATGACACATAATGGGCTAAAATCCCTACATCTTTTAcatctttattattattattattttttatagatAACGTTTCAGGTATTCATCCATTCGGGTGTAATTGACTTCTGGATATAACTttgaagcttcttcttcttcaccttcttcaagctcaaagTTTGTTAGGCAGCCTTCATAGAAAATGTGGTAAAGATGCCCGACCGCAACTTGGACACCATAATCCATATCTGGAACAAAGTAAAAAAGCAAAACTAGGTATTAAATTTTACCAAAACTTGAAACACGATAGGACATTTATAATTAATGTATAGGTCATGTTAGAATTGGATCTTACCCAtgattttagtgcacggtatcggaatgggtatcagCAACACGCAAAGCCGATATGATACCGTATGGCTGTATCGGATgaaattacccttgaattttcttaaaaaatgtttttttgatcattttaccccttgtccgtaccgtgcTACCGATACAATATTGGTACGGTATCGATATCAACGACTAGCAAATCCGATATGTATCGCCTGATACgggcgatacgataccaatacttagaaccatgatcttaCCATATCTATAGATCACCTCAATCAAGATTGATATTACAAGGGCAATaattctttgtgggggagtgtggcacgagggccaatgagaacacatGGGAAAGTATAATGAGTGCGAGATTTCCGTTTTTCATTGAGGGGGGATGAGCGGTCATTTCGCCTCCAATGTGTTTGAGTGTGGGCGATACACTCTCCCATAAAAAACTTTTCTCTAAACAATATGCATTTACTTGTCACGAAAGCAATTTTGTTTAGAATAATTTTTGCTCTTTCCAAGTCTTTCTTTATagtaattaaaaagaaattaaagaagagaaaaaaagaaaggaagaggaagatgaaacCTTTCATGGAAGCGAGGAAGTCATCTGATGATATGGTAGATTTCTCTAGTTGCTTCCCAGTTAGTTTCTCCCAAATTCCGATCAACTCTCTGTGTGTAAGGATGTTTTCCGACGGCCTCAAGTAAACTGTTTTATTTAAAGTACGTGGATCATCAATAGTTTTAATGATGTATGCTGCGATATCATCTTCATCCAAGAAAATTGCTGCAAGCAATGACAATAAAAATTTAGGTTGTTGGACAAGAATACCCTTATTatcaaaattaatatttttttaagaatCAATTcatggttatatatatatatgtacctTTGACATTACCATCTCCATATATGGTTACTTTTCCCTTTGGAGGGGTGAGAGGTCCCATTTGGGACAGGTTCCCAACAAAGAAACCACCAAAGCAATTGGCTGAGACATAAGTGAAAGGGATGTTGGCACCTTCAATTGCCTTCCTCACCTCCATCTTCTCAGCAAAAGGCACCCTACCGGGTTCAAGTGCATGCCCCATCCGTGCCGGATTCATGCCAAACTCGGATGGCAAAAATCGCTGCAAAATTAAGAACACTTGTTAGGAAAtgtcccttctctttcttttcctttctttcaatTAGAccagggaagtgaaattttcaaatttaataaaaaaattttagtaAAGGGATCAATtagaatgggattttttagtTTATTAGGGTTGAACGTAAAAACAAGTGGACCTGTGTCTTGATGCATGAACCACAAAActggttttcttttttgaatttacccgtaaaaattacatctaaaagTTATCATTACTTTAAATAGTTAAAATTTTGAGTAATTTATGCAATCAATCATGttgggtaatgattacaaaaatatcTAACAACTTTCACTTTCTTTCCCCTTCAATTTTCATAACAACTAAATGGAGATTATTATCCTCTATGGCCAGACAGCGTAGCAGTTATTGTGCGGCCCACAAACAGCAGGGGTGAAATGATTGTCTTACCCACTGCTcgaacaccctgcccgggtgggttCCACGCCCTACCTATGGGACGCTACACAATGGCGGCTAAGCTGCCCGACCgtaaaggatccaaattgaccTAACAGAACTTGAGGGAGGCCACCCGCCTATATTGactaataatgatgatgatgatgaagaagaagaatattacACAAGAGAGggcagagaaagaaaaggaagctaACGATAATAATACCTTAACATTTCCGGCTTCTTTTATTGCATCAACGAGCTTGAGTTGACTCCTTAAAGATGAACCAGACATGGCACATATAACGACATCAACTTGTTTCACGGCATCAACGAGGCTCTGGTGATCGGAAAACGAACCTTCTATAAGTTTAGCTCCGAGCTCCTTGAATGACATTAGCATCTGGAGTTTGTCGATGTCTAAGCCGATCTCCGGCCGTTGAAGGACATAGGTTGGGTGACCTTGTGCTAAGCTTGCCTTCACAATTCTCTTCCCCAGGTACCCAGTTCCACCTACTACAAGAACCTTGCTTTTTGAAGCCATAATTTTGATCTTTTTTCTATCTGTGATAGACCGACACTCTcctccacctcttcttcttcttgtcttatATATTGGGTGAGTCGGTGCATTCACACGCCAATTGGTTGGGAAATTGACTTTAGTTGATCTCTTACATTACTTAGATAATTTCTTTTCCCTTCAGTTAttgcgggccttggtgcaatggtaaaagTTGTTTCATTGAGTGACCAAGTAGTTACAGGGATTTGACTCTAAAAACAGTTTCTCTATGAAATaaggggtaagactgcgtactCCCCAATCGCAGaagcctcatgcattgggtatGTCCTATCTACCGTAGAAAATTGATTAAACTTAAATTGGTTTAGCATTGGGTTAGGGACAAAATTATCATAATTTGGTCTTTTTCGAATTGAATCATCTCCAATGGCATTTAACTATCATAGTCGATCTCACACCATCTAGAGATGGTCTCCGCACAAAAGGTATTTCGTTTAGAAAAAGacatcttttgggggattgataAATATGATTCAGAATTCTATCCAAAAAAACGCCTTCAGACACAGATTAGGCTACACATATATATGGTTGGAATTT is a window encoding:
- the LOC122664715 gene encoding isoflavone reductase homolog yields the protein MASKSKVLVVGGTGYLGKRIVKASLAQGHPTYVLQRPEIGLDIDKLQMLMSFKELGAKLIEGSFSDHQSLVDAVKQVDVVICAMSGSSLRSQLKLVDAIKEAGNVKRFLPSEFGMNPARMGHALEPGRVPFAEKMEVRKAIEGANIPFTYVSANCFGGFFVGNLSQMGPLTPPKGKVTIYGDGNVKAIFLDEDDIAAYIIKTIDDPRTLNKTVYLRPSENILTHRELIGIWEKLTGKQLEKSTISSDDFLASMKDMDYGVQVAVGHLYHIFYEGCLTNFELEEGEEEEASKLYPEVNYTRMDEYLKRYL